A region of the Dickeya chrysanthemi NCPPB 402 genome:
GCTTGTTGATCTACCGGTGCATCCGGCACTTGCGTCCAGTCACTGGCGGTCAGTAAATTATCTCGCTGACGCCGGGCATCTTCAGCCAACTGAGTGTCTGACAAAGGCACAGGAGTCACCGCAATCGGTTTTTTTGTCGACTCATCAAAAATAATAACATTACCCCTGACTTGCTGGTCTAATAAATATTGATAATAATCATCGCTGATCTCAATAGCGTCATCAGGAATATTAACACCATTAATTTCGTCACTATAAAAACCACTGGTTGATTTAGAATAAAACATATGACACCTCAATTTCCTATTGCAATAAACTGATAAGAGATACCAGAGGAAAATTCAACAGAACCACCGTTTCTGACAAATGCGCCATATCCCTTCAACATTTCTTTAGTACTATTACTTTGCCCATATACTGTCACCCCCGTATAATTCCAACCAACAGAATTATTTTCCGTAATGACAGCAGAAAAGAAATTATTAGGATATGCAATAGGGAATGACTGATTAATAACGCCGGCACCTAACGTTGCTCCTACTCCCCATTGAATAATAATACCTGACGGTAAAATCTGGTAACCATTCACTCCTGAACCAGCAGCGCCCACGCCACCAATCGCACGCCACTGTGGCCCCGTGGAAAGGAATCTTATATTTGTTCCACTTTTAACCGTCATCGTATTTGAACCGGATGGATTATTAGGTCCTAATATATTGACCCCGGCACCAGAGATTGTCACAGCCCCGTTGGAGATATTATTAAACTCAATAACCCCACCCGCACAAAGGGAAGCGTTCGGTAATGTAATCGTAATCCCCGCTATTTGGGCTTCAACAAAACAGCCAAACGCATCACTGGTTAACACCTGATTTTCTCTGACGCCAAATGCCGACTTCATATTACCCAAAGCTCTTTGCACAAACGCCGTGGTCGCAATACTACTATCTGCATCAAATAAAGGTGGCGTCGGTGCCAGGGGACTCCCGGTCAATACCGGACTTTCAATCGGCGCATACTGCTTGTGCGGGTTCGCGTTGGCGAGGTGTTTCGCCATCAGATCATCGGCGTAGGCTTTCACCTCAATCGCCTTGTCATCAACCGACTTTCGGGTTGCCAGCACTACCGCCGGGTCAACTTTCAGGGTGACCGCACTGGTGTTACTGACCACCAGAATCACACGCACGGTTTGCACACGACCAGAGCCTTCCTGCAACTGCGGTTTATAGGTATCCGGGNNNNNNNNNNNNNNNNNNNNNNNNNNNNNNNNNNNNNNNNNNNNNNNNNNNNNNNNNNNNNNNNNNNNNNNNNNNNNNNNNNNNNNNNNNNNNNNNNNNNTGGAAGAGAACAAAATCAGTAATCCCATCACACAAAAATGGCATAAAAATTAGGACACACGTCATTCTGCAGAAAACGGATGGCTTACGATCAGGGCTGGATAGCCACACAATCCTATAGCTCGTCCAAAAAAACCCCGCCATCAAGGCGGGGAAAAAAACAGGGATGGTGTCTATGGCAAGGAAAACAGGTTACTTCTTTAACACACTACTCTCGGCACTACTCTCACTACTCGGAAAAACACGCTCTACTCAGTACTCTCATCCTGCCCCTGACGGGACAGTTCCAAATTCTGGCTCTGTGAACCGGACGCCGACATCTGCTGACGCACCGTCTGCATTGCCACCTTCCTGCAACTCGAATTATTTTTGGTATAACATTACCTTCCAAATATCCGGTTCCAAATACTGGGTTTTAGTTTTTCTAATTCGGCAATATGCTTTTTAAGAGTATCTTGAACATCAATTGCTTCTTTGTAAGCCTTAATATAATGCTCTAATTGTTTTTCCTTAATTTCATTCGTAATAGCACTAACCGTTTCGTCGTCTGCCTTGAATGGAACAGGTCTAGACAGTTTAGGTTCACCTACTTTTTTTAACTGAATATAGAATTCATCAACACCTTCTATAGGTTCGGAAACCTTAACATTTAAAATACCGAGTTCATTTAGTTCATTAATCACGGCAACAAAACTATCTTTTGTAAACACGGAACAGTGCGCATCGAAATATTGCCCCGTTGTGTAGGAGTTCAGCGTAAAGTTCAGTGCTTCTTCCTTGGTATAATGATGTTCAGAAAAAATATTCCCGTTCCCGTCTTCTGAAGTAACTTTAGAAAGAAAATCGTAAAGTTGTTTTGTATTTGGTCTTTTATCTTCACTAAGCCATGCATGAATAAGGTCAGAAGTTTCAGAGATACGCCTATTTCTATCGAACGTTTGAGTCTTTTCAGGAAGCGCCAGAGAAAATACCCCCCCTTCATTCATTACCTCAAATACTTCTAAGAGCCAGCCAATTGGATCAGGAACATGTTCAAGAACATGAGATGCAATAGCCCAATGATATTCAATGCCAACTGGAGTACACTCAGAAAGCTTTTTACCTGGAGTCCAAATAAAATCAAGATCCATTATTTCAGGGTGTTCATAATGAGCATGTTTTTCTCTTGAATCTTCTGCACTCGTGTAATCGGTATAATGAACATTGTGTATAGACCTATCGGTTGCCGGTCTATATAAAGGAGATATCTCTATACCAACCTCCTGAGTTGGCAAGCTTTTTAATAACAGGTGTTTTTCAATAGGTTTCATCGATATCGTTCCTAAAATTTTTTAAAATCCATTCATTAAAATATGAAAACCGAGCCATGTAGATGGCAGTTCAAATATAGCACTGAGATTTAGTTAGTTACAGTAAAAAAATTGGGTGATATGACAATAAATGTAGGCTGATGGTAGTGGTCAACTAAAATTGACCACGGCCGCATCTGCCTCATCATGGAACAGCAGCTCTGATTCTTGGGCGTCAAACCACAGTTATACCAGTGCGGTCGAAGTTTGCTGTAACCCGTGATATAGCGAGTAATTGCATCCCTGGCTTAGAGCCGAAGCTCTGGTAATCCAGAGTAAACCAAGTGGCCCAACATTGAACCGTTGGTAGCGATAGATGTAGACCGTTGTTGACAATAGGCTGCCACTATCGCCCCCTATCAGGATAATTTTCAGTGGTTTTTCAGTCGAGATCGACACTGCTAGTTTAATCTCGCCGACATGGATCAACAATTTAAAATATTTGGTACCCATTGTTTCTCTCATCAGGATTATTTGTACAGGGAAAGATCGTAAAATTCACGTATTTTGCTAGCGCGACGAAATAACCTGATATGAATGATGGTATATTTTATACAACGTATGAAATATATTTCAGAATGAGTGATTAACATTTTATTTTTTATAAAAATTGGTCCCAACCGCAATAAAACCAATGAGACCAATGAATATAAAAAATCAACACCAGGAAATCAATTTATAAAAAATAAATATTTAATATATTAAATCAAGTATTTAGAAGCCAAAAAAACAAACTTCGCATTGCCTAGCGTTGCATTACTTGTAGATAATGAAATATAACCTTCATTAACAATAAAAACATCAGAATAATTGTTAGCTATATCAACCCCTGCAGATACATAAGTTGTTATCTGCTGAGTAGAAATACTATTTTTACTAGCGATCGTCGTGGATAAAAAACCAGCTTCCGTACTACCTTGCCGGATTAATCCACTCATAGTTCTGGCATTTAACGGAATTACTCCACTAACAGGAACATCAACTCCTAATGAAGTTTGTGAGGTAGAATAGAGCTGTCTTGCAGGAGTATGCACCTCCCTTCCAAAGACAGATAATACGGTAAACTTACCCGCATTGACCGGCACAACCGTCAATAATGCCGATGCGGTATATCCATCCGGCATATTGGTTCCGCTATAAATCTCCGGCAATTTGACTGAGGTGGCGTTAACCGCAAGCAAGCCTGACGTCATTGTTACCGGATTATAAATGGCATAAATCCCGACGAACCCTTCATCAGGAACGGTTCCGGTATCCATTCCTCCAACGCCATTCTTTGCCAGATCGATCGTCTGCCTGAATAAACCTATTCGATATTGGTTTCCCCCCAGAGCAGTTCCAACAATAATCTCATCAGCAGTATATGTGGCACTGGAAGAAACGGAGGGAATATTCATCGTGGCATTGCGTGTCATGCCAATCACACCGGAAAATGCGCTCCTTACGCCCAAATTCTCGATAAATTGAGCTTTATCCACAATGTCTGCACCATTTTGAGCTTTAGCCAGTTTTCCGTCAGCCATGTTATCCACATACTGCCGACTGGCCAGCACCACCGCCGGGTCGATATTCAGCGATACCGCCTGCGCCTGACTAATAGCCACAATCATGCGCACCGTCTGCACGCGGCCCGATCCTTCCTGCATCTGTGGTTTATAGGTTTCCGGACAGTTGGCTACGGCAATCAAATTATCGTCCGCATCATACAAGCCGATTTCCCGCAGCCAGAATCCACCTTCATTCTCCGGGATCACTTGTTCGGCAATAATCTGATTGGCATTAGCAGGGTCGATGCTCAACGAATTAAGCGCGGCACGACGTTTTTCATTGATCAATTTAGTCTGGGTTGCGTCCGGCGTTGGCAATACACCACCACCATCCCCTACGCCCATCCGGGCGATTTCCAGTTGTTTTCCCAGTGCGATCGCATTAGCCAGCCTGTCTGCTCCCACTTGGGTAAGCAAGGCCGTATATTTCGTGCTCATAACATGTCTCATCAGAATTAGCGATAAAGGGGCCCATGCTCAGGCATGGAACACATACCGCCACACTTGTCGACACACGCTTTTCCAAGCGATTTTAACCCGTTGTGGCAGTATCGGACATTATGCTGACAGGCCAGCAACAGCGCACGCAGCGAGGGTTGGAACAGCGATAGCACAACAAACCCCGTTCAGTTTTTTATAACTATGGAGATCGGGAAAGTGAATGATGATTAGTAACATCATTGGTATGACAGAAATATCACTCCCCCAGAAAATAACCGGGCTGAAAATAGCAATTAAGTCAGCACTCATTATTATTTTTCAGACAAAACATGAAGAAAGGTGAAGGAGATAAGACATGAAAATGAATTTTTCATTTCTCTTCCTGGGGCTTATGGCAATAAGCCCCAGTCAGGCAAGCTCATTAACAACGGATAATAATGAAAAAAAACTTGAGGTTGGCTTTGGTAAACCGACCTACAGGCAAACACTGCACTACCGTAAACTCTATGAGAAAAAACCGTTCCCCGATGCAGAAATATTCT
Encoded here:
- a CDS encoding tail fiber assembly protein, whose protein sequence is MFYSKSTSGFYSDEINGVNIPDDAIEISDDYYQYLLDQQVRGNVIIFDESTKKPIAVTPVPLSDTQLAEDARRQRDNLLTASDWTQVPDAPVDQQAWRTYREILRQVPEQAGFPLNIAWPS
- a CDS encoding phage tail protein — its product is PDTYKPQLQEGSGRVQTVRVILVVSNTSAVTLKVDPAVVLATRKSVDDKAIEVKAYADDLMAKHLANANPHKQYAPIESPVLTGSPLAPTPPLFDADSSIATTAFVQRALGNMKSAFGVRENQVLTSDAFGCFVEAQIAGITITLPNASLCAGGVIEFNNISNGAVTISGAGVNILGPNNPSGSNTMTVKSGTNIRFLSTGPQWRAIGGVGAAGSGVNGYQILPSGIIIQWGVGATLGAGVINQSFPIAYPNNFFSAVITENNSVGWNYTGVTVYGQSNSTKEMLKGYGAFVRNGGSVEFSSGISYQFIAIGN
- a CDS encoding phage tail protein, with translation MSTKYTALLTQVGADRLANAIALGKQLEIARMGVGDGGGVLPTPDATQTKLINEKRRAALNSLSIDPANANQIIAEQVIPENEGGFWLREIGLYDADDNLIAVANCPETYKPQMQEGSGRVQTVRMIVAISQAQAVSLNIDPAVVLASRQYVDNMADGKLAKAQNGADIVDKAQFIENLGVRSAFSGVIGMTRNATMNIPSVSSSATYTADEIIVGTALGGNQYRIGLFRQTIDLAKNGVGGMDTGTVPDEGFVGIYAIYNPVTMTSGLLAVNATSVKLPEIYSGTNMPDGYTASALLTVVPVNAGKFTVLSVFGREVHTPARQLYSTSQTSLGVDVPVSGVIPLNARTMSGLIRQGSTEAGFLSTTIASKNSISTQQITTYVSAGVDIANNYSDVFIVNEGYISLSTSNATLGNAKFVFLASKYLI
- a CDS encoding methyltransferase domain-containing protein → MKPIEKHLLLKSLPTQEVGIEISPLYRPATDRSIHNVHYTDYTSAEDSREKHAHYEHPEIMDLDFIWTPGKKLSECTPVGIEYHWAIASHVLEHVPDPIGWLLEVFEVMNEGGVFSLALPEKTQTFDRNRRISETSDLIHAWLSEDKRPNTKQLYDFLSKVTSEDGNGNIFSEHHYTKEEALNFTLNSYTTGQYFDAHCSVFTKDSFVAVINELNELGILNVKVSEPIEGVDEFYIQLKKVGEPKLSRPVPFKADDETVSAITNEIKEKQLEHYIKAYKEAIDVQDTLKKHIAELEKLKPSIWNRIFGR